Proteins found in one Cobetia sp. L2A1 genomic segment:
- a CDS encoding YqcC family protein encodes MNPIEQPRDGEMAGNPYDELRELLVRLQATMKAADLWRMETPSPEAFMSVEPFSVDLMDMGQWLRFVFVARLEALCDARAKFPATCEVAPAIEAWLKDARPERRVAVTEVIREIDTLITHH; translated from the coding sequence ATGAACCCGATAGAGCAACCGAGAGATGGCGAGATGGCCGGCAATCCTTACGATGAACTACGTGAGCTTCTCGTGCGTCTGCAAGCGACCATGAAAGCTGCTGACCTGTGGCGCATGGAGACACCATCGCCGGAGGCCTTCATGAGTGTGGAGCCATTTAGTGTCGATCTCATGGACATGGGGCAGTGGTTGCGTTTCGTGTTTGTGGCACGCTTGGAGGCCTTGTGCGATGCACGTGCCAAGTTTCCTGCAACGTGTGAAGTGGCGCCTGCCATTGAAGCCTGGCTGAAGGATGCGCGGCCTGAACGTCGCGTCGCCGTCACTGAAGTGATTCGTGAGATTGATACGCTGATTACTCATCACTGA
- a CDS encoding gamma-glutamylcyclotransferase family protein, translating into MAYYFAYGSNMNAARVVARIGETRRALLGWLEGHRLAFDKASRVAGIAHANVQPASGSQVEGVLYELATPEQIELMDPFEGRPHEYERHLHAIDTHEGVIEAWVYVALPERTAEGLKPAREYLDHLLGGESLLSKAYFTRLAAVEAEHSLDDATLAQLGLSRTSPR; encoded by the coding sequence ATGGCGTATTACTTCGCCTACGGCAGCAACATGAATGCGGCGCGGGTGGTGGCACGTATCGGAGAGACTCGGCGAGCGCTGCTGGGATGGCTTGAGGGTCACCGACTGGCGTTTGACAAGGCATCACGGGTGGCCGGTATCGCGCATGCCAACGTGCAGCCTGCCAGCGGTTCGCAGGTTGAAGGCGTGCTCTATGAGCTCGCGACGCCAGAGCAGATCGAGTTGATGGACCCGTTCGAGGGTCGTCCGCATGAATATGAGCGCCACCTGCACGCTATTGATACCCACGAAGGCGTGATTGAGGCATGGGTCTATGTGGCGTTGCCGGAGCGCACGGCAGAAGGCCTGAAGCCTGCGCGTGAATATCTTGATCATCTGTTGGGTGGGGAGAGCTTGCTGTCCAAGGCATATTTCACACGCCTCGCGGCGGTAGAGGCCGAGCACTCCTTGGATGATGCAACATTGGCTCAGCTAGGACTGTCGCGTACCTCTCCACGCTAG